The Parambassis ranga chromosome 1, fParRan2.1, whole genome shotgun sequence genome includes a region encoding these proteins:
- the tnrc6c2 gene encoding trinucleotide repeat-containing gene 6C protein isoform X2 — MEENKKKKQEEKTKKDITQKKAADQKPKDISHPSGPGTQYETSHWGAPVPVDRPCSADSWDKVIIDGSDTEVWPSISRSSDPCHPATPECPLGLANSNIDTSAVTTTSRSSFLSMATGAAGQQAHYASLKANNNMMTGPGSTNTLAGNRGWGTDGKQESMNGGRVGAPNNWGSPNFNLNLNPNANPSAWPVLGHEGGGGGGMGPSGVSNSSSLPPGINGNGNMGSGSMGGADNGGGGWVGMISNENDQQHPSAKTNLSFNMEPGNLNTDGPNHTKQHQAQEPMSPIHGLTGWGGQSPTESSKLNGDTTGSSVWGSGETKAADSPKDSGWDSTPSGGLSAWGRQGSGGGSSGSGGWGDWGKSSGGGEATKGWESIDARSSGSGQEQQLGSWGQQTGTAPASEDSGDSSEGRSHRRDRSSSMEFTPLLPRQDLDPRVLSNTGWGQTPIRQHTVWEMEEANSDDAKSNSSSDTIGGSSSNSGPSSTNGGTINLNIGPSQRPGSGGKSDSEGSTSSGWGAPPPQPIQSGSGWGEPAQSHSKAPNGTTSGWGDPLPTNGTKTGGTSWGTEDKSPTWEDGMMKSPPTSWGEGPKSSHGWGNSNGGSNGSSTGEWGEPDVKNNGSSSNMWDGERGNGWKESPRGGGGGGGGWGKPAPAVSNSSWGETSRTNGSVQGGWGSSKPQESSSSSSNGSGGGGSIGSWGGPGSVKQNSFGWGMVNKQDQGQGMEPTGWEEPSPPSIRRKMEIDDGTSTWGDPNTHNKTVNMWDRNNPNGNPGNSGPPPSKNGGMIMPNNNNNNHSVGPGNNNHHHPHHMHHHPHHGQPPSHLQHHGNNNGSPNNSASHPSAGPQGRPSLANPGWGELPSVQPKSEPAWGEPAAPTSAVDNGTSAWGKPPGGVGGWGEGGHEPSGPYGRANGPPASAPCKPGPKPMQDGWGNGGEEMGMSTSQWDVEDGDVWNSPTSQESNSSCNSWGNGPKKCPTKGKMVHKPDEAWIMNRLIKQLTDMGFPRDPAEEALKSNNMNLDQAMTALLEKKTDLDKRGMGLSDYSNGMNKPLVCRPSALSKDSSDRNTFLDKDGVLSDDAPPSPFLPSPSLKLPLANSSLPGQGLGQGNPGLAMQNLNNRQIPSGMFGSSGAAQNRAMQQQPPQPPVPSLSSSQPSLRAQVPQFLSPQVQAQLLQFAAKNIGLNPALLTSPINPQQMTLLYQLQQLQMAYQRLQIQQQMMQAQRNVSGPIRQQEQQVARTITNMQQQIQQHQRQLYQALLMKQQQLPSHSSSSSSSSSSAGLHPPGGPVGGPCSGKSALDPFTGQHQAPSLADTLHTKEPPSSPNAYSTYPLSGLNPNMNVNCMEVGGLSLKEPPQPQSRLSQWTHSNSMDNLSGNSSNLENNLNKHGAISAASTLVPPGKPPQLEDSYSPYNLISSSESPTSPLVPPDSWGQGKSANEKLSNGTNINWPPEFCPGVPWKGLQNIDPENDPNMTPGSVPSGPTINTNIHDVNRYLLRDRNGGKLPDMKSTWSPGPISQSQGSLSHELWKVPQGPRNTTAPSRPPPGLTNTKPSSTWGGNSLGLAQGWSGSYSSEGTTWSTDSSNRTSSWLVLRNLTPQIDGSTLRTLCMQHGPLITFHLNLTQGNAVVRYSSKDEAAKAQKSLHMCVLGNTTILAEFAGEEEVNRFFAQGQSLGANTTSWQANPGTNQNRMGGATQSHTIGQWSSGAGGGKASGGDLLWGGVPQYSSLWGPPSGDDARVIGSPTPINTLLPGDLLSGESM, encoded by the exons ACATATCCCACCCGAGTGGCCCTGGTACCCAGTATGAAACCTCTCACTGGGGAGCCCCTGTACCAGTTGATAGACCCTGCAGTGCCGACAGCTGGGACAAAGTGATTATTGACGGAAGTGACACAGAAGTTTGGCCCTCCATAAGCCGCAGTAGTGACCCCTGCCACCCAGCAACACCAGAATGCCCCTTGGGCTTAGCCAACTCTAACATAGACACTAGTGCTGTCACTACTACCAGCAGGAGTAGTTTTCTGAGTATGGCCACAGGTGCTGCCGGCCAACAGGCCCACTACGCCTCCCttaaagctaacaataacatGATGACAGGTCCTGGGTCAACCAACACATTAGCAGGTAATAGAGGCTGGGGCACAGATGGGAAGCAAGAGAGTATGAATGGTGGCCGAGTTGGGGCGCCAAATAACTGGGGCTCTCCCAACTTTAACTTGAATCTTAATCCAAATGCCAACCCATCAGCCTGGCCTGTTCTGGGCCATgagggtggtggaggtggtggcaTGGGCCCCAGTGGGGTGTCTAACTCTTCATCCCTCCCCCCAGGCATAAATGGCAATGGAAACATGGGGAGTGGGAGCATGGGAGGTGCAGATAATGGTGGGGGAGGCTGGGTTGGAATGATTAGTAATGAAAATGATCAGCAGCACCCTTCAGCCAAGACAAACTTGTCCTTCAATATGGAGCCTGGTAACCTTAACACTGATGGACCAAACCACACTAAACAACATCAAGCTCAGGAGCCTATGAGCCCAATCCATGGCTTGACTGGCTGGGGAGGCCAGTCACCCACTGAATCATCCAAGCTCAATGGGGACACCACAGGCAGCTCTGTGTGGGGTAGTGGAGAAACCAAGGCAGCTGACTCCCCTAAGGACTCAGGCTGGGATTCAACTCCCTCTGGAGGCCTTTCTGCCTGGGGCCGCCAAGGCAGTGGTGGTGGAAGTAGTGGAAGTGGTGGTTGGGGTGACTGGGGGAAATCCTCTGGTGGCGGAGAGGCAACTAAAGGTTGGGAGTCAATCGATGCTAGGAGTTCTGGCTCAGGCCAAGAGCAGCAACTTGGCTCATGGGGCCAGCAGACTGGCACAGCCCCAGCAAGTGAGGATAGTGGAGACAGCAGTGAAGGTCGATCCCATCGCAGAGATAGATCTTCCAGCATGGAATTCACCCCTCTGCTACCCCGGCAGGACCTGGACCCCAGAGTGCTGAGTAACACAGGTTGGGGACAGACCCCCATCCGACAGCACACTGTTTGGGAAATGGAAGAAGCTAACTCTGATGATGCAAAGAGCAATAGCAGCTCAGACACCATAGGAGGCTCCAGCTCTAATAGTGGACCCTCATCAACCAATGGAGGTACCATTAACCTGAACATAGGTCCTAGTCAGAGACCTGGGTCTGGAGGGAAAAGTGATAGTGAAGGATCAACATCCTCTGGCTGGGGAGCCCCTCCACCACAGCCAATTCAGTCTGGATCGGGATGGGGGGAACCTGCACAGTCACATAGCAAAGCTCCAAATGGCACGACTAGTGGCTGGGGAGATCCTTTACCCACCAATGGCACTAAAACTGGGGGCACATCCTGGGGTACTGAGGACAAGTCGCCTACCTGGGAGGATGGCATGATGAAAAGCCCACCTACAAGTTGGGGAGAGGGCCCCAAAAGTTCCCATGGTTGGGGCAACAGCAATGGGGGCTCTAATGGCTCCAGCACAGGCGAATGGGGAGAACCAGATGTCAAAAACAATGGGTCCTCTAGCAACATgtgggatggagagagaggtaATGGATGGAAGGAAAGCcctagaggaggaggagggggaggaggaggttggGGTAAACCTGCTCCTGCTGTGAGTAACAGCAGCTGGGGGGAAACTTCACGTACCAATGGCTCTGTGCAGGGAGGCTGGGGCTCTTCCAAACCCcaggaaagcagcagcagcagcagcaatggcAGTGGAGGAGGTGGCAGTATTGGTTCTTGGGGTGGTCCTGGTTCTGTGAAGCAGAACAGCTTTGGCTGGGGAATGGTCAACAAACAGGACCAGGGCCAGGGCATGGAGCCCACAGGCTGGGAAgaaccctctcctccctctatTCGCCGAAAGATGGAGATCGATGATGGAACGTCCACATGGGGTGATCCCAACACCCATAACAAGACTGTCAACATGTGGGATCGTAATAATCCTAATGGTAACCCAGGCAACAGTGGTCCACCTCCCAGTAAGAATGGTGGAATGATTATGcccaacaataacaacaacaatcacTCTGTCGGCCCCGGAAACAACAATCATCATCACCCTCACCACATGCACCATCATCCCCATCATGGCCAGCCCCCAAGTCACCTGCAACACCATGGAAACAATAATGGGTCACCAAACAACAGCGCCTCACATCCAAGTGCAGGACCACAGGGTAGACCGTCCCTCGCCAACCCAG GTTGGGGAGAGCTTCCCAGTGTTCAGCCCAAGTCAGAGCCTGCTTGGGGAGAGCCAGCAGCTCCAACATCAGCTGTAGACAATGGTACATCTGCCTGGGGGAAGCCCCCAGGTGGGGTAGGAGGATGGGGTGAAGGTGGCCACGAGCCCTCCGGCCCCTATGGCAGGGCCAATGGGCCACCAGCTTCTGCACCTTGCAAACCAG GCCCCAAACCTATGCAAGATGGCTGGGGAAATGGAGGAGAGGAAATGGGCATGTCCACTAGCCAATGGGACGTTGAGGATGGGGACGTATGGAACAGCCCCACCTCACAGGAGAGCAACTCTTCTTGCAATTCCTGGGGCAACGGACCCAAGAAGTGTCCAACCAAG GGGAAGATGGTACACAAGCCTGATGAGGCCTGGATCATGAACCGTCTCATCAAGCAGCTCACTGACATGGGCTTTCCG AGAGACCCTGCTGAGGAGGCTTTGAAGAGCAACAATATGAACCTCGACCAAGCCATGA CCGCCCTATTAGAGAAGAAGACAGACCTGGACAAGCGTGGCATGGGATTATCTGATTACAGCAATGGCATGAACAAGCCTCTCGTGTGTCGGCCCTCTGCACTCTCCAAAGACTCCTCCGATCGCAACACCTTCCTTGACAAG GATGGTGTCCTGTCAGATGATGCCCCCCCATCACCATTTTTGCCTTCCCCCAGCCTGAAGCTCCCCCTGGCCAACAGTAGCCTTCCTGGGCAGGGTCTGGGACAGGGCAACCCGGGGCTGGCCATGCAAAACTTGAACAACAGACAG ATACCCAGTGGAATGTTTGGCAGTAGTGGAGCAGCACAAAACCGGgccatgcagcagcagcctcctcagCCACCAGTGCCATCTCTCAGCTCCTCCCAGCCTAGTCTACGTGCTCAAGTGCCTCAGTTTCTCTCCCCTCAG GTCCAAGCACAGCTCTTACAGTTTGCAGCAAAAAACATTGGTCTGAATCCTGCACTTTTAACCTCACCAATAAACCCTCAACAAATGACCCTGTTGTACCAACTTCAGCAACTGCAAATG GCATACCAGCGTTTACAAATCCAGCAGCAGATGATGCAGGCGCAACGCAATGTTTCCGGCCCCATTAGACAACAAGAGCAGCAA GTTGCACGTACAATCAccaacatgcagcagcagattCAGCAGCACCAGCGTCAACTGTACCAGGCGCTGCTGATGAAGCAGCAGCAACTTCCCTCTCattcctcctcttcgtcctcttcctcttcctccgctGGCCTGCATCCTCCTGGTGGTCCTGTTGGAGGTCCATGTTCCGGCAAATCAGCCCTGGACCCCTTCACAGGCCAACACCAGGCTCCAAGCCTTGCCGACACACTGCACACCAAAGAGCCGCCGTCTTCGCCCAACGCCTACAGCACCTACCCTCTCT CTGGACTGAATCCAAACATGAATGTAAACTGCATGGAGGTTGGGGGTCTGTCCCTGAAGGAGCCCCCTCAGCCCCAATCCCGCCTATCCCAATGGACACACTCCAACTCCATGGACAACCTCTCTGGTAACTCTTCAAACTTGGAGAACAACCTCAATAAGCACG GTGCCATATCTGCTGCCTCTACCCTGGTCCCCCCTGGGAAGCCTCCACAGCTGGAGGACTCATACAGCCCTTACAATCTAATCTCCAGCTCCGAGTCCCCCACCAGCCCCCTGGTACCCCCTGACAGCTGGGGCCAGGGCAAGAGCGCCAATGAGAAGCTCTCCAATGGGACCAACATTAACTGGCCCCCAG AATTCTGCCCCGGTGTGCCATGGAAGGGCCTCCAGAACATTGACCCAGAGAATGACCCCAATATGACCCCTGGCAGCGTCCCAAGTGGTCCCACCATCAACACTAACATCCACGACGTCAACCGATACCTGCTACGTGACAGGAACGGAG GTAAACTGCCTGACATGAAGTCCACCTGGTCCCCAGGGCCCATCTCTCAGAGCCAAGGCTCTCTGTCCCACGAGCTGTGGAAGGTACCGCAGGGTCCACGCAACACCACAGCTCCATCCCGGCCCCCGCCAGGCCTCACCAACACCAAGCCCTCCTCCACATGGGGTGGCAATTCATTGGGCCTGGCCCAAGGCTGGAGCGGCTCTTACTCCTCTG AGGGAACTACATGGAGTACTGACAGCTCCAACAGGACCAGCAGCTGGCTGGTACTGAGGAATCTCACCCCACAA ATTGATGGGTCAACTCTGCGGACCCTGTGCATGCAGCACGGCCCCCTGATCACATTCCATCTCAACCTGACCCAGGGCAATGCTGTGGTGCGCTACAGCTCCAAGGATGAGGCTGCCAAAGCCCAAAAGTCCCTGCACAT